In Haematobia irritans isolate KBUSLIRL chromosome 1, ASM5000362v1, whole genome shotgun sequence, a genomic segment contains:
- the LOC142219475 gene encoding trypsin-1 yields MPFNSHFLLLCLALINWITTATASPSIVSQYYRPNQFATDCGIRPPRREPRLDFNADDHKSSRKAKIIAGVHTKEGQFPWQASLELLHPSLGFLGHWCGAVLIHQFWILSAAHCVHNDLFNLPLPPLWTVVLGEYNRAIESGYEQRIPIEKIVLHKSYQNFLNDLVLMKLSKPADLSKKSNIRRICLPFTFNEPVYKEYEDDDDILHSEDELEDPLLMDLVQIPDKMENFLRSVQSIHRHENFTMPTMKDLMDLKIAQRLRRLQMAYRQQQQQRYNRESRNLRRRNDKIMKIFKNPYDNQGLPEQKHYHRYIDSNQDLPYIDCVATGWGKANVTGDLTDLLLKTTVPLHNNRRCKEAYGTFVRIHKGHLCAGKLNGKGGTCVGDSGGPLQCRLTKTGPWILAGITSFGSGCSLEGYPDVYTRTSHYMKWIQDTIAFE; encoded by the exons ATTGTGGAATACGGCCACCTCGAAGAGAACCCAGATTAGACTTTAATGCCGATGATCATAAAAGTTCCCGAAAAGCTAAAATCATAGCTGGAGTACATACCAAAGAAGGACAATTTCCTTGGCAAGCATCGCTGGAATTGTTACACCCCTCATTGGGATTTCTCGGGCATTGGTGTGGTGCTGTATTGATACACCAATTTTGGATACTCTCAGCAGCCCATTGTGTTCACAATGATCTCTTTAATCTACCACTGCCTCCCCTGTGGACTGTAGTATTGGGGGAATATAATCGAGCTATAGAATCAGGCTATGAGCAACGTATTCCCATTGAGAAGATAGTGTTGCACAAAAgctatcaaaatttcttaaacgaTTTGGTTCTAATGAAACTATCAAAACCAGCTgatttatcaaaaaaatcaaatattcgaCGAATATGTCTTCCGTTCACCTTTAATGAACCGGTCTACAAAGAATATGAAGATGACGATGATATTCTTCACTCAGAGGATGAACTGGAGGATCCATTGTTAATGGATTTGGTACAAATACCcgataaaatggaaaatttcctcAGAAGTGTACAGAGTATACATAGGCATGAAAATTTCACCATGCCCACCATGAAAGATTTGATGGACTTGAAAATTGCTCAACGTTTGAGACGTTTACAAATGGCCTATcgccagcagcagcagcagcgatACAATAGAGAGAGTCGTAATCTAAGACGTAGAAatgataaaataatgaaaattttcaaaaatccttACGACAATCAAGGATTGCCAGAGCAGAAGCATTATCATCGTTACATTGATAGTAATCAAGATTTACCCTACATTGATTGTGTGGCCACGGGTTGGGGTAAGGCCAATGTCACCGGGGATTTGACAGATCTTTTGCTGAAAACAACTGTCCCGCTGCATAATAATCGAAG gtgTAAAGAGGCCTATGGAACATTTGTGAGGATACATAAGGGCCATTTGTGTGCAGGAAAACTCAATGGCAAAGGCGGAACCTGTGTG GGCGATTCCGGTGGTCCCCTGCAATGTCGTCTAACAAAAACAGGACCATGGATATTGGCTGGTATTACATCCTTTGGTTCAGGATGTTCTCTAGAAGGTTATCCAGATGTCTACACCCGAACCTCACACTATATGAAATGGATACAAGACACAATAGCTTTTGAATAA